The Sesamum indicum cultivar Zhongzhi No. 13 linkage group LG6, S_indicum_v1.0, whole genome shotgun sequence genomic interval AGCATCCACACAGTATATTTCAAAGGGGAGatggagaaggagaaggagatTCCACTAGCTGCCGAAGTTCCCGGCGGTGGCGGAGCGGAAGATCCCGGCAAGGGGGAGGGAGCCGGTGCTTCCGCCTCAGAAACAGTGATGACAAGCTTCATCCCTTTTGAGCAGTGGTCAGCAATGTTGCAAATGTACCACTTCTTCCCCGGGGTGGCAAGGGTAATCATGTCATTTCCACTTGTCAAAGGCTTGGCCGAAGCATTTGACGACGCACATTTTTGGAAATCAGCTCCATCCACCTTCAACACGTTGTGGGTTCC includes:
- the LOC105164265 gene encoding blue copper protein-like, with translation MASKAFLIVAMILAPTLAYSYKVGGDSDGWKSGDNYTEWATGKIRDAFATNYVVGDNAGWKLGVNYTAWTEGKTFRVGDTLVFMYTSGTHNVLKVDGADFQKCASSNASAKPLTSGNDMITLATPGKKWYICNIADHCSKGMKLVITVSEAEAPAPSPLPGSSAPPPPGTSAASGISFSFSISPLKYTVWMLAAMALSKMVMA